The Sinomicrobium kalidii genome contains a region encoding:
- a CDS encoding ATP-binding protein: MKQLFNILKNSFEYQMHKAFGTGEDMVKPGVELPKDESDPASPLFRFIIERHLDDRDVLLLLLALVPHLSPSYLVDIVSGFMPGGGEFPLFGGVKAKNHRGILPTGETALFLLAGEDMENRIQATDYIHGTSCLFRKGILSLEEVLLGEPKMSGRLIVDEEYVELLTTGNILKPKLSANFPAQLLETELEWEDLVLNDKTLSAVKEIEVWLQYNDILLNEWNMKGKIKPGFRVMFYGPPGTGKTLTASLLGKYTGRDVYRIDLSLVVSKYIGETEKNLSTLFDKATNKDWILFFDEADAIFGKRTNVRDAHDKYANQEVSYLLQRIESHPGLVILASNLKSNIDTAFSRRFQSIIDFDMPTYAERLQLWQNNLPKNIPLTGEVCLKELSRKYDITGANIVNIIQYTCLRTIEQQQKTIRLEDLINGIKKEYVKEGKML, from the coding sequence ATGAAACAACTCTTCAACATATTAAAAAACAGCTTCGAATACCAGATGCACAAGGCCTTTGGTACGGGGGAAGATATGGTAAAGCCCGGGGTAGAGCTGCCAAAAGACGAATCCGACCCTGCCTCTCCCCTTTTTCGTTTTATAATTGAGCGCCACCTGGATGACCGCGATGTGCTGCTCCTTCTCCTTGCCCTTGTCCCTCACTTGTCTCCCAGTTATCTCGTTGATATCGTATCCGGATTTATGCCCGGTGGCGGGGAATTTCCCCTCTTTGGCGGGGTTAAGGCCAAAAATCACCGGGGAATCCTTCCCACCGGAGAAACCGCCCTGTTCCTCCTGGCAGGTGAGGATATGGAAAACCGTATACAAGCCACAGATTATATACACGGCACATCCTGTTTGTTCCGAAAAGGCATCTTGTCGCTGGAAGAAGTACTTTTGGGCGAACCCAAAATGAGCGGAAGACTGATCGTAGATGAAGAATATGTTGAACTGCTGACTACAGGCAACATCCTTAAACCCAAACTCAGCGCCAACTTTCCCGCCCAGTTACTGGAAACCGAACTGGAATGGGAAGACCTGGTACTGAATGATAAAACATTAAGTGCGGTCAAAGAAATAGAAGTCTGGCTGCAGTACAATGACATCCTGCTGAACGAGTGGAACATGAAAGGAAAGATAAAACCGGGGTTCCGGGTTATGTTTTACGGTCCTCCGGGAACAGGAAAAACCCTTACGGCCAGTTTATTGGGCAAATATACCGGCCGGGATGTCTACCGTATAGACCTGTCGCTTGTCGTTTCCAAATACATCGGCGAAACCGAAAAAAACCTTTCGACCCTGTTTGACAAGGCCACTAACAAAGACTGGATATTGTTCTTTGACGAAGCCGATGCCATTTTCGGCAAACGTACCAATGTACGCGATGCGCATGACAAGTATGCCAACCAGGAAGTCTCCTATTTATTGCAGCGCATAGAATCCCATCCGGGCCTGGTCATACTGGCTTCCAACCTCAAGAGCAATATCGATACGGCATTCAGCAGGCGTTTTCAATCCATTATCGATTTTGACATGCCCACGTATGCCGAACGCCTGCAATTATGGCAAAACAACCTTCCGAAAAATATCCCGCTTACCGGGGAAGTGTGCCTTAAGGAACTCTCCCGGAAATACGACATTACCGGCGCCAATATCGTAAATATCATCCAGTATACCTGTCTCAGAACCATAGAACAGCAACAGAAAACAATCCGGCTTGAAGATCTTATCAACGGTATAAAAAAGGAATATGTCAAGGAAGGTAAAATGTTATGA